GCGAGACTGATCTCCCCGAAGGCGAGGAAGTTGTGCGGCAGCGCCCTGTCGTTGTTGGCGGAGGCGATGGCCAGCGCGATCGCGAGGTCGGCCGACGGGTCGGTGAGCTTGACCCCGCCGACCGTCGACACGTAGACGTCTTTGTCGGAGAGCTTCACCTTCAGGCGCCGCTCGAGCACCGCCAGCAGCATTGACACCCGGGAGGAGTCGACGCCGTTCGTCACCCGCCGCGGGTTCGGTGCCGTCGTCGCCACGACGAGCGCCTGCACCTCGACGGGCAGCGCGCGACGGCCCTCGAGCGCGACGGTGACGCAGGTGCCGCTGACGGCTTCTACCCCGCGGCTGAGGAACAGCCCGCTCGGGTCGGGTACCTCGCGGATGCCCTCGCCGGTCATCTCGAAGCAGCCGACCTCGTCGGTCGGGCCGAACCGGTTCTTGAGCGTGCGAACGAAGCGCAGCGCGGTCTGCCGGTCGCCTTCGAACTGGCAGACGACGTCGACCAGGTGTTCCAGCACGCGCGGCCCCGCGATGGAGCCGTCTTTCGTGACGTGCCCGACGAGCAGCACCGGGAGCGACCGCTCCTTCGCCACGCGGATGAGCGCCGACGCAACGGCCCGCACCTGTGTGGGGCCGCCGGCGGCCCCCTCGATCTGTGAGCTGCTCACGGTCTGCACCGAGTCGACGATGACGAGGTGCGGCATGACGGCGTCGATCTGGCCGAGGATCGTGGCGAGATCGGTCTCGGCCGCCAGCATCAGTGTGGGGGAGAGGGATCGGGTTCGCTCGGCCCGCATCTTGATCTGCCCGACGGACTCCTCGGCGCTGACGTACAGCACCCGCAGGTGTTCCTGCGCCGCGCGCGCGGCAACCTCGAGCAGCAGGGTCGACTTGCCGACACCCGGTTCGCCCGAGAGCAGGATCGCCACCCCCGGCACGAGCCCTCCGCCCAGCACGCGGTCGAACTCGGTGATGCCGGTCGCCCAGTGCATCGCCGCATCGGTCTCGATCTCGGTGATCGGCCGTGCGATGCTCGCCTGGTCGATGTTGACGGCGCGCACCTGGCCCTGCAGCCCGGTGGACTCCGCCGCGGAGACGACGGTGCCCCACGCCTGGCACTCGCCGCAGCGCCCGGCCCAGCGGAGGGTCGTCCACCCGCACTCGGTGCACTTGAAGTTGCTGAGGGGTTTCGTCGGCATGCCCCAACCCTAGGCTGGGCCACCGACACTCCCGGGAGCCGCGGCGGAACCGGTGGAGAAACACGAATGCCCGCCCCCTGTGGAGGAGACGAGCATCCAGAACCCGGAAAGGGCAGCGTGGGTTACGCCTCGGGATCGACCGGGTCGGCGAGCTTCTTGCCCTGCGACGCGAGCGTGGCGGAGCGTTCGGCCAGGCGACGACGCACCTCGGCCTGGGCGTCTTCGATGACCTGCGGGTCGAGGGGCGGGTTCACGTTGTTCGATGCACCGTGGTACTTCTCGATGTAGGCGTCGAGCTCGGGGCCCGACTCCCACGATGTGATCAGGCAGTAGCGCGGCTCGGGGCCGACCTGCCAGACAGCGTGCCAGAAACGCTGGGTGTCGACGATGACCTGCGCACCGGCGGGAAGCGGGATGCGCACCTCGGTGTCGGGATTGAAACGGTCTTCGCGAAGGATCAGCACCGACGACGGGTCATCCGACAGGTTGAAGAAGCCCCGCACGATCCATCCGGTGCCCTCGGGGTTCAGCCGGTTGTTGTCGTCCTGGTGCAGGTTGTAGATGGCGTTCGTGTAGTCGTTCGGCTGCAGTTCGATCACGCGGCAGCGGCCGATGTTCGCACCCGGCTCCTCGGCGCGGGCCTTCAGGATGGGCGCGACATCCACATTCGCCTGCACCCAGACGCCGTCTTTGTCGGTGCGCGGGGGCGTGTGGTTCCAGAACCCGTTGCACTCCATCTCGCCGAACGCGCTCGCGAGGGGGGCGAAGCGGGTGACGCCGGATGATTTCCAGTCGACGAACTCTAGGTCGAGCCATTCTTTCGGGTCGGCGGCCTGGTCGTAGGAGTCGAGGACGACGTAGCCCTTTTCCGCAAAGGCGGCCGAGGTGATGAAGCTCATTTGGGGAAATGTGCCCTTCTTGTCAGAGACCGAGCGCGTTTGTACAGGGTCCGGTAAGGCGAGCCTAACACTCGGCGCCCGCCGCGTTCCGGGGAATCCGGCCCCGTCACAGAGTGGGGAATCGTCGGAAGACTTCTGTGTCTGCGACGGTGTGCCGCTGCCCGCCAGAGAGCACGATGTCACCCCCGTCGACCGTCAGCTGGGTCGAGTGCGCGGCGAGGGCGGCGAACTTCGAGGCTCGCTGGGGGCCGAGCGGTACGACGACGTCGCTCCCACCAAAGGGTGCATCCCCGTCCCAGTCGGCGACCACCCTATAGAGAGGTATGCCCGTCGCCTTCGACACCGCGACGGCGGCGTCGTGCATCCGCACGTGGTCCGGATGCCCGTACCCACCCCTCTCGTCATAACTGACCAACAGGCGCGGCGCTACATCCCGCACTACGACGAGGATGTCATCGACGATCTCGTCGATCGGGGCGAGGCTCAGTGCGTCGAAAGGAGCGTCGTCGGCCGCAACGGCCGTGCCGTCAGGACCCCACTGCATGCCCGAATCGGCATATATGCGAGGGGCCGACCCGACGGCCCGCGCGCTGTGCGCCTCCGTCGATGCCCCGGCCCCGAGGAAACGATGGTCGGCGACTCCGAGCGCATGCATCGCCGCTGCGAGTTCGGTGACGCGGACTCCGGCGAGTTCCGGGGTGCCCTCCAGAGACTTGAGCGGCCCCGGCACCACCTCTCCACGCTCACCGCGTGTTCCGGTGACGAGTACCACGCGACATCCATCCGCCACCAGCCGTGCCATCAGCCCGCCGGTGGCTAGCGTCTCGTCGTCGGGGTGGGCGTGCAGCAGCACCACGGATGCCCCGGGGTGGCCTTCGAGTTCGGGGAACAGCATGCCTCTAGCGTATTGCGCCCGCTTAGGGGATGCCGCGGCGGCGATGGGCATCGGGCCGCACGGCGGCGGCGCGCTACCCTTGGGGGATGGCATCCCGCATCCAGGTCGACGTCAGCCGCGTGTATTCGGCGAAGCGCGACACGTATGCCCGCGTCAACACGATCGGCACGACCGGCGTGCGTCCGTTCGTGCTGGTGCCCGGGATCGGTGTCTCCTCAACGTACTTCGAGCGACTCGCTCCGAACCTGAACGAGTTCGGCCCGGTGCACGCCCTCGACCTGCCCGGCTTCGGGGGAGTGCCGCACCCGGACGACGCCATGACGATCCGCCAGTACGCCGACCTCGTGGGCAAGGTCATCGACGACCTCGCGTTGAACGATCCCGTCATCGTGGGGCACTCGATGGGCACGCAGATCGTCAGCGACCTTGTCTCACGCCGGCCGGAGATCTCGACGGTGGTGCTGATCGGGCCGGTCGTGAACCGCCATGAACGGTGGATCGCCCGCGCAGCCGTCCGCTTCCTCCAGGCCGCCTGGCATGAACCGTTCAAGGTGAAGTTCCTCGCGATCAGCGCGTACGCGCTCTGCGGCTTCAAATGGTTCTCGCGGATCCTGCCGAAGATGATGTCGTACCCGATCGAGAGGGCGCTGCCGAACATCCAGGCGCACACGCTCGTGATTCGCGGCGAATTCGATGCGGTTGCGCCCCGGGACTGGGTCGAGGAGGTCGGTCGTCTGCTGCCGAACTCGCGACTCTGGGAGATGCCGGGCGCCGCGCACTCGGTCATGCACGCGCACGCCGAAGAAGTCGCACGGCTCTGCGTCGAGCACGCGGAGCAGGCGACGAGTGGTGAGCCGCTGCGCGACTCCGACACCCTGCGCGTCTACGACACCGATGCCGACGACATTCCCGATGCGCCGCCGCCGGTGTCGGTTCCGGATGCCCTGGCCGCCGTCAAAGGCCGCCTGGTCGAATCCGTGGGAATCGCGCGCGGCGACGACGATCTGATCGCGCGCGGCAAGACACAGCACGCTGAAGCAATGGAGCAGGCCGGTGATGCGTCGCGCGTGTCAGCCTCGGAGCGCGAGCGCGTCGGCGAAGAGGCGCGCGCGGCGGCAGCGGCTCGCGGCGAGACGGGCCCGACCAGCGGCACCGACTGACTCACCCGGGCTCGATTGGCGCGCCGTCTCAGGGTGCCGTAAAGTATCCCCCGGTACCGTGTCCGAGCGGCCGAAGGTGCAACTCTCGAAAAGTTGTGTGCTTGAAAGAGCACCGTGGGTTCAAATCCCACCGGTACCGCCAACCAAGACCCCCTGACTTTCCAGCAAACAAGCGGAAGTCAGGGGGTTTTTGCATTCCCGCTGACCTGATCCGGCAACGTATTGGCAACATCCGATGAGTTCTTCGCGTGATCGAGCGCCGTCGCAACAGCATCAAGATCGTCGTCAAACAGGTCTGCGTAGGTATCCAGGGTCATTGCTGCAGACGCGTGGCCGAGCATTCTTTGCACCG
Above is a genomic segment from Subtercola boreus containing:
- the radA gene encoding DNA repair protein RadA; protein product: MPTKPLSNFKCTECGWTTLRWAGRCGECQAWGTVVSAAESTGLQGQVRAVNIDQASIARPITEIETDAAMHWATGITEFDRVLGGGLVPGVAILLSGEPGVGKSTLLLEVAARAAQEHLRVLYVSAEESVGQIKMRAERTRSLSPTLMLAAETDLATILGQIDAVMPHLVIVDSVQTVSSSQIEGAAGGPTQVRAVASALIRVAKERSLPVLLVGHVTKDGSIAGPRVLEHLVDVVCQFEGDRQTALRFVRTLKNRFGPTDEVGCFEMTGEGIREVPDPSGLFLSRGVEAVSGTCVTVALEGRRALPVEVQALVVATTAPNPRRVTNGVDSSRVSMLLAVLERRLKVKLSDKDVYVSTVGGVKLTDPSADLAIALAIASANNDRALPHNFLAFGEISLAGEVRPVTSSDLRATEARRLGFTNILGPGQTSIRQAFSTAFEAA
- a CDS encoding PIG-L family deacetylase; protein product: MLFPELEGHPGASVVLLHAHPDDETLATGGLMARLVADGCRVVLVTGTRGERGEVVPGPLKSLEGTPELAGVRVTELAAAMHALGVADHRFLGAGASTEAHSARAVGSAPRIYADSGMQWGPDGTAVAADDAPFDALSLAPIDEIVDDILVVVRDVAPRLLVSYDERGGYGHPDHVRMHDAAVAVSKATGIPLYRVVADWDGDAPFGGSDVVVPLGPQRASKFAALAAHSTQLTVDGGDIVLSGGQRHTVADTEVFRRFPTL
- a CDS encoding alpha/beta fold hydrolase; translated protein: MASRIQVDVSRVYSAKRDTYARVNTIGTTGVRPFVLVPGIGVSSTYFERLAPNLNEFGPVHALDLPGFGGVPHPDDAMTIRQYADLVGKVIDDLALNDPVIVGHSMGTQIVSDLVSRRPEISTVVLIGPVVNRHERWIARAAVRFLQAAWHEPFKVKFLAISAYALCGFKWFSRILPKMMSYPIERALPNIQAHTLVIRGEFDAVAPRDWVEEVGRLLPNSRLWEMPGAAHSVMHAHAEEVARLCVEHAEQATSGEPLRDSDTLRVYDTDADDIPDAPPPVSVPDALAAVKGRLVESVGIARGDDDLIARGKTQHAEAMEQAGDASRVSASERERVGEEARAAAAARGETGPTSGTD